One segment of Belonocnema kinseyi isolate 2016_QV_RU_SX_M_011 chromosome 7, B_treatae_v1, whole genome shotgun sequence DNA contains the following:
- the LOC117177304 gene encoding lysosomal alpha-mannosidase-like, protein MLSMISDLFLLLFVVNRLIPTETAVLPNNQEKKTCGYESCAKVDPTKLNIHIVAHSHDDVGWLKTVDQYYFGHRNDIQIAGVQYIINSAVKSLQENPERRFIYVETAFLWKWWLRQDEKEKAAVRSLIDEGRLEIIGGGWSMNDEAVTHYHSIIDQFTWGFRRLNDTFGKCGRPKIGWQIDPFGHSREQASMFAQMGFDGLLFGRLDYQDKSQRMKTQTPELIWKGSPSLGESSNLFTTVLYNIYVPPSGFCFDILCSDEPLIDDTEVPDYNIDRKVEQFLEFVNNQAKAYRTNNVIITMGNDFTYQNADTWFTNLDKLIRYTNQRNGSTHHAIYSTPSCYLKAVNDRNVSWTTKSDDFFPYASDPHSYWTGYYTSRPTIKLYERMGNNFLQVVKQLSVLSSAPDNEQLEKFREAMGILQHHDAVTGTEKQHVANDYSRILTNSISDGENISTESLRNLLPKETNSEQKNSLKFHSCLLLNISTCEYTENNKNFIVTLYNPTSRPLTTHIRLPVTGTSYLVRDYLGTELVTQIVPISTAVKNIPGRKSSALHELLFLAIEIPALGYQSFYVSEKNQTSQLQSDEPVSDQKSRSMGGNAYDISVDTTGKIVIQSKLEYSIKLTQSFHYYEGAEGNNHGSINRTSGAYIFRPNVTAGIKDFNYNGYLKICKGPLVEELQLTVNKWISQVVRVYSEEERIEFSWVVGPIDINDGIGKEIITKYTTDLNSNGEFSTDSNGREMLKRERNKRQTWNLELAEPIAGNYYPVTTKISLSDEDRKLKMAVLTDRAQGGSSLKDGEIELMLHRRLLKDDAFGVGEALNETAYGTGLVAKGEHSLFIGNQSSAFLLREKNEALRLALRPWIFITPLENTSYDDWKKTYKMQSSGVAKTLPPNIHILTLEPWKDGSILLRLEHLFESDESVEFSKPVTINIQELFSAFTVTSVHETTLGGNQWLKDNERLRWVADKADIVGNNHTVLPITSESVNGMDILLMPMQIRTFIVNKVQKPF, encoded by the exons ATGTTAAGTATGATTTCTGATCTCTTCTTATTACTGTTTGTGGTCAATCGTTTGATTCCAACGGAAACCGCTGTCCTTCCTAAtaatcaagagaagaaaacctGCGGATATGAG tcaTGTGCAAAAGTCGATCCAACAAAGTTGAACATACATATAGTGGCCCACAGTCATGATGATGTTGGTTGGCTCAAAACAGTTGATCAATACTACTTTGGAC atcgAAATGATATCCAAATAGCAGGTGTTCAGTATATTATTAACTCAGCAGTTAAATCCTTGCAGGAAAATCCAGAAAGAAG GTTCATTTACGTGGAAACCGCCTTTTTATGGAAATGGTGGTTAAGGCAAGACGAAAAAGAGAAGGCTGCGGTTCGATCCTTGATCGACGAAGGAAGGCTCGAAATAATTGGTGGAGGATGGAGCATGAATGACGAAGCAGTGACTCATTATCACTCTATTATCGACCAATTCACCTGGGGATTCAG GAGATTGAACGACACCTTCGGAAAATGCGGGAGGCCTAAAATTGGATGGCAAATTGATCCCTTTGGACACTCAAGAGAACAGGCATCAATGTTTGCCCAAATGGGGTTCGATGGTCTACTTTTCGGTCGTCTGGATTATCAAGATAAATCACAGCGAATGAAAACTCAGACTCCAGAATTGATTTGGAAGGGTAGCCCTAGTTTAG GTGAAAGTTCTAATTTATTTACAACAGTTCTCTACAACATTTACGTTCCACCGAGTGGGTTTTGTTTCGATATTCTTTGTTCAGATGAACCTTTGATTGACGACACCGAGGTTCCAGATTACAACATAGATCGAAAA gtggaacaatttttggaatttgtcAACAATCAAGCAAAAGCCTACAGAACAAATAATGTGATAATTACTATGGGTAATGATTTCACCTACCAAAATGCTGACACATGGTTTACTAATTTGGACAAACTCATTAG ATACACAAATCAGAGAAACGGATCAACACATCATGCAATTTATTCGACTCCATCCTGTTATTTAAAAGCCGTTAATGATCGGAATGTATCATGGACAACAAAAAGTGACGACTTTTTCCCTTACGCCAGCGATCCCCATTCCTACTGGACTGGTTACTATACTTCACGACCAACGATTAAACTCTACGAAAGAATGGGCAACAACTTTTTGCAA gtGGTGAAGCAACTTTCGGTTTTGAGTAGTGCCCCAGACAATGAGCAATTAGAGAAATTTCGAGAAGCCATGGGTATACTACAACATCATGATGCAGTCACAGGCACAGAAAAGCAACATGTTGCAAACGATTATTCTCGAATTTTGACCAATAGCATAAGCGACGGAGAAAATATTAGCACCGAGTCTTTGAg aaatttgttacCAAAGGAGACAAATTCAGAACAGAAGAACTCACTCAAATTCCATTCTTgccttttgttgaatattagtaCCTGTGAGTACAcagaaaacaacaaaaattttattgtcaCTTTATACAATCCAACGAGCAGACCACTTACAACTCATATTCGACTTCCCGTTACAGGAACATCATATCTAGTTAGAGACTATCTAG gaaCTGAACTAGTAACACAAATTGTTCCTATATCAACAGCAGTAAAAAACATTCCTGGTCGAAAAAGTTCTGCTTTACATGAGCTACTATTTCTAGCAATAGAAATACCTGCTTTGGGTTATCAATCCTTTTATGTAAGCGAAAAGAATCAGACAAGTCAATTACAATCTGATGAACCAGTTAGTGACCAGAAATCTCGGTCCATGGGTGGAAAT GCTTACGACATTTCTGTTGATACCACTGGAAAAATCGTTATCCAGTCTAAACTTGAGTATAGTATTAAACTGACACAATCATTCCATTACTATGAGGGAGCTGAAGGTAACAACCATGGGTCTATAAATCGTACTTCTGGTGCATATATCTTTAGACCAAATGTAACAGCTGgaatcaaagatttcaattataatggatatttgaaaatatgcaaaG GTCCCTTGGTAGAAGAGCTTCAACTGACTGTTAACAAGTGGATCAGTCAAGTAGTCAGAGTTTACAGTGAAGAAGAGAGAATTGAATTTAGCTGGGTAGTTGGTCCCATTGATATAAA TGACGGGATTGGTAAAGAAATAATAACCAAATACACCACGGACTTAAACTCGAatggagaattttcaacagacaGCAATGGTCGAGAAATGTTGAAGCGAGAAAGAAATAAGCGACAGACATGGAATTTAGAACTCGCCGAGCCAATTGCTGGAAATTACTATCCAGTTACGACAAAAATTTCTCTTAGCGATgaagatagaaaattaaaaatggctgtACTTACTGACAGAGCACAAGGAGGCAGTAGTTTAAAAGATGGTGAAATCGAACTGATG CTTCACAGAAGATTGTTAAAGGATGATGCTTTTGGTGTAGGAGAAGCTCTAAATGAAACTGCGTATGGAACAGGATTAGTAGCCAAAGGAGAACACTCCTTGTTTATTGGAAACCAATCAAGCGCATTCCTACTTCGCGAAAAAAATGAGGCTTTGAGGTTGGCCCTTCGACCTTGGATTTTTATTACCCCTCTTGAAAATACATCCTATGATGATTGGAAGAAAACGTACAAGATGCAG AGTTCTGGTGTGGCTAAAACTTTACCTCCCAATATTCATATTTTGACGTTAGAACCCTGGAAAGATGGAAGTATCTTATTGAGACTCGAGCATCTCTTTGAATCTGACGAATCAGTCGAATTTTCTAAGCCAGTGACAATAAATATACag gaACTATTCTCGGCTTTCACTGTAACTTCAGTTCATGAGACAACATTGGGGGGTAATCAGTGGTTAAAGGATAACGAACGCCTCAGATGGGTTGCTGACAAAGCAGATATAGTAGGAAACAATCATACTGTTCTGCCCATTACATCTGAAAGCGTAAATGGAATGGATATACTGTTGATGCCAATGCAAATTCGTACCTTTATTGTCAATAAAGTACAAAAACCCTTTTAA